Within Deltaproteobacteria bacterium, the genomic segment AACGGTTACGACTGGAATCAAGGCATTCTTCCTGGCATGTTTGAAATACACCGTCTTCTTGTCCGCACCCTTGGCCCGGGCGGTGATGACAAAATCTTTCGAAATCTCTTCAATCATGCTCGAGCGCATGACCCGCATGAGCAAGGCCACCACGACCACCACCTGGGTCAACACGGGCATGGCAAGATGCCTGAGGGCGTCCAGGGTTATGTCCAGCCTTCCGTTCAGGAGGCCGTCGATGGTATACATCCCGGTGTACACCTTGAACTTGTCGGGATTTTTGAGGATGAACATCTGGATATGGTCGCTTATGATTCCAGGTGGAAAGACCGAGAAATAGCCGTAAAAAAGCATGAGCATGATAAGGGCGAACAGAAAGGTGGGAAGGGACCAGCCGATAATGGCAAAGATACGGGTTGAGTGGTCGATCCAGGTGTCCTTATGGATGCCGGCCTGGGTGCCGAGCCAGATGCCTATAATGATAATGAGAGGGATAGCAAACAGGTTCAGCTCGAGTGTAATAGGCAAATAGTACCAGAAGGCATCCCACACCGTATCGGCCGCTACAAAGGACCAGCCGAGGTTTCCCGTGGCGATCTGCTTGAGCCAACGAAAATATTGTATATAGAATGGGTCGTTTAGTCCGTGTTGCTCGATTATCTGGGGGATGTCCTTTACCTGCTGGGGGCTTTCGACATAGGCCATGGCCCTGCGCTCCGGGCTGAAGGTCATAAGGATCCCGAAGATCAGCACGGATACGCCGACCAAAACAAAAATCAGCAAAAAAAGCCTTCTAATGATATAAGCAGTCAAGGATCATCACCCCACGTTGAAGGTCAAAACCGGGGGGCCTGGAAGGCGCCCCCCGGTTTTGATCATGTGTGAATGATAAAGGACTATTCTTTCCACAACCTGTAGAAGAATTCCTCAGCAGGCGGAAACATGGGATTGGGCACGAATCCGTGGACATAATCCCTGTAAGCCCACAACTCCTTTGGCTGGAAAAGGACGATTCCCAGGGCGTCCTTGTACCAGATCTGCTGCAGCTTGTTATAGGCGTCGGCACGTTTTTGGGGATCCACGTTCTCAATCCCGGCCTTCAGCAGTCGATCCACTTCAGGGTTGCTGTAGCCTATATATTTACCGTAAGTGCCGTCGGAACTCATATAAGGATACATGAAGTTATGGGGATCGGGATAGTCCGCGCCCCATCCTATAATGAACACAGGATATTTAAAGGCTCGGATATTGACCATGTAGTCTTTCCACTCCACGTTCCTGACTTCGATTTTGAACTTGGGATTCAGGCTCTCGATGTTTTCCTTCAACATCAGTGCGGCCGCTTCCCTTTCCTCACGGCCGGTATTGTAAGTGATCACCATCTTGAATCCCTTTTTCCAGACTTTCCCGCCCCAGGCCTTTTTCATATACTCTTTGGCCTTGTTCAGGTCAAAATCGTAGACCGGGATGTCCTTGTTGTAATACGCCAGACCTTCCACGAGCGGTGTGGGGGGCATGGTGCAGAGGTTGTTCAGGACTTCCTTTTTGAACGTGTCACGGTCGTAGGCATGCAGAAAGGCCTTTCGTACATTGATATCAGAGAAGAAATCCGGAGGAATACCGTTTCCGTCCAGCTTTCCGCTGCCGATATTATCGTTTCCCGTGGGGTTGATCTTCTGGCAGAACATGGCTCCTGTCACGGCCAACTGGGGCACCTCGTAGACCTTTACACCCTTCATGGCCTTGACTTCGTTCACATAGGGTTTGCCGACGTGAACACGATCCGCGTCTCCGTTTTGCAGCATAAGTTTCCGTGTGCTCCACTCGGGAACGATCTTAACGATGGCGGTCTTTATTTTCGGCTTTGGCCCCCAGTAACCATCAAAACGCTCAAAGACAAACTGATTCCCCGTCTGCCACAACTTCAATTTATATGGCCCGGTCCCGTTGGTTACGGATTGCAGGGGCTCCTTCCCCTCCGGAGGATTATTGTACTTGGCCGCGTGACGGATGTCACCGTCCCAGCATCCCTTGGATATGGCCCACTTTTTGTTGATGATGCAAGAGGCCGAATAACACAGGATCCCCATCAGGGGAGGATAGGGCTTGGGAAGGTGAAGGATGACTTTCTCACCCTTTGCCTCGATGGCCTTATCGATCTTCTCGAAGATCCCCGGGATGATCTTCCCTCCCTTCCGGGTGCTACCGTACCCGGTAAGGGCCTCGAGCAACATCCACATGGGACCGCCTGCAGGG encodes:
- a CDS encoding ABC transporter substrate-binding protein, with the translated sequence MKKLLVLFLGLLWVMGSTAVYGGVKNPDTFVLADIGSVDTLDPAKNYDVAGTHKIWTVYETLVFFDGPHTDKFVPVLATEVPTVENGGISPDGKTYTFKIRKGVKFHEGQELTPEDVVYSLKRAMICDPAGGPMWMLLEALTGYGSTRKGGKIIPGIFEKIDKAIEAKGEKVILHLPKPYPPLMGILCYSASCIINKKWAISKGCWDGDIRHAAKYNNPPEGKEPLQSVTNGTGPYKLKLWQTGNQFVFERFDGYWGPKPKIKTAIVKIVPEWSTRKLMLQNGDADRVHVGKPYVNEVKAMKGVKVYEVPQLAVTGAMFCQKINPTGNDNIGSGKLDGNGIPPDFFSDINVRKAFLHAYDRDTFKKEVLNNLCTMPPTPLVEGLAYYNKDIPVYDFDLNKAKEYMKKAWGGKVWKKGFKMVITYNTGREEREAAALMLKENIESLNPKFKIEVRNVEWKDYMVNIRAFKYPVFIIGWGADYPDPHNFMYPYMSSDGTYGKYIGYSNPEVDRLLKAGIENVDPQKRADAYNKLQQIWYKDALGIVLFQPKELWAYRDYVHGFVPNPMFPPAEEFFYRLWKE
- a CDS encoding ABC transporter permease, with protein sequence MTAYIIRRLFLLIFVLVGVSVLIFGILMTFSPERRAMAYVESPQQVKDIPQIIEQHGLNDPFYIQYFRWLKQIATGNLGWSFVAADTVWDAFWYYLPITLELNLFAIPLIIIIGIWLGTQAGIHKDTWIDHSTRIFAIIGWSLPTFLFALIMLMLFYGYFSVFPPGIISDHIQMFILKNPDKFKVYTGMYTIDGLLNGRLDITLDALRHLAMPVLTQVVVVVALLMRVMRSSMIEEISKDFVITARAKGADKKTVYFKHARKNALIPVVTVAGWLVAFSMEGSISVEIIFNRRGIGWWLAQSAISLDIPVLMGVCLFFGMVYVITNLAIDILYAAIDPRIRLT